The genomic window CGAGCCGGTCGGCAGATACGGAACGAAGTAACGATCAGTGGACACTTATCTCCCCTACTGCCATCGAATGCACGTCACGCCAATGCCGGTGCAGCATCCGCGCCACCTCCGTCCAGGTCGGCTGCAGCAATTGCGCCGTAGCGACCCGTTCTCGTTGTTTGCGCCGCAGCTCGCCATCGGTGCACAAGCGGGCTGTCGCGGCCGCGAACCGATCGGCGTCGTCCGCACGCAGGACAGCGGCCCGACTCGTTGGCGGCAATCCCTCCAGCCCGAGTCCGGTGGACACGATCAGGCAGCCGCCGCGGATGGCCTCGATCATCTTGACTTTGACGCCGCCGCCGATCCGCAGCGGACAGATGACCACATCGACCATGTCCCAGAGGGCGGTGACCCGGTCCAGCCAACCCACCACGGTGACAGCGGGTTTCGCGGCTGCCCGCTGGGCGACGACGTCCACATTGGATCCGGCCAGGATCAGCTGGGCCCCCGGAAGTTCGGCGCGAATACGCTCGAAGACCTCATCGAGCATCCAGTCGACGGCATCCTGGTTCGGCGAGTACGCATAATTGGCCAGGAAGCCAAGCCGGGGCCGGGCGGCGACCTGGTCCGCGGGGCGCGGGGCGGGCGTGTGCAACGGCGTGTGATCGGATCCGTTGGGCACCACCCGAACATCTACGTCGAACGCTCGGTCTCGTACCCGCCGGTGGTCCTCCTCGGACAACGTCACCACCCGCGCCACCCGGCGCCAGGCTTGCAATTCGGCCGTCCGAACGCTGGCGAAGTCGTCGAAATTCTCCGGAGCCAGACCGCCGAACGACGCTTTCTGCTCCACCAGGCTGGACTCGATATTGTGCTCGACCAGCACGCTGCGGGCGGCCAGGCGATCGGGCAGCAGATGGGTGAGGTAATGCCCTTCCACATGAACCACATCGAAAGGCCGATCGCCGGCTTCCCGCTCGGCCAACAGTCGGCGCACCGTCTCCGAGTGCCGAGTCGGGAATGCTCGTTGGCGACTCTCGTCGCGGAATACCCGCACCGGGATATCGGTGTGCGCGGCGGCCGCCGCGACATCCTCTTCGTACCGCCGCGACACCGCCCACACCTCGAGATCGGCGTGCCGAGCCAGTTGCGGTATGAGGGCCGCATCGCGGAGACGGCCACCGCTGGCTGCCGGCCACGGCGAGTGATGGGTCAGATAGAGCACGCGCAGGCGTTCACTTGTGGTCATCGGTCCTCCGCGCTGCTCACGATCGCGCGCGAGCGGCTGCGATCCTGCAGCAGGCGATCGTAGAAACGGCCTACTTCCGCACGCATCGCATCGGTGTGAAACAGCTGTGCCGCACGGGCTTTGGCCGACGCACGGTATCGTTCCGGGTCCGCCAGCACCGCGCGCAGCGCCCGTACCGCCGCCGGGCCGTCACCGACCGGAACCAGTTCACCGACGCGTCCCGCGTCCAGGAGATCGGGCAGACCGCCTACGGCCGATGCGAGAACGGGAACGCCGCTCGTCATCGCCTCGATCACCACCCTGGAGGTGGTCTCGGTGTCGGAGAGCAGCGCGAAGGCGTCCAGGGCCGCGTAAACCGGACCCACGTCCGGTAGCAGGCCGGTGAACGTCACGGCCTCGGCGATCCCCAATTCCACGGCACGCTCGCGCAGGGAGTCGGCCAATCCGCCACTGCCCGCCAGGATTCCGTGGATACGCGGATCTTCCCGACGCGCGGCGGCCACCAGATCCAGCACGCGATCCGGACGCTTCTCCGGTGACAGTCGTCCGACATAGCCGACCAGTACCGCGGAAGCGGGTACACCGAATCGCTCGGCCAGTTCCGCGCGGGCCGCGGATCGGTCCATAAGCCGCGGTGCGCTCACCCCGTTCGGGATGTAGGCGACGTGCCCGTTCGGGCACCAGCGCCGGATGCGCGGCAACAAGCCCTCCGCACATACCACCACGCCGTCGGCGAGCCGGGTGCAGGCGACGTCGAGGTAGGTCTTCGCCTTGTGCCACAGCGAATCCTCGACGATCCCGTGCTGGGTGAACACCAGCGGCCGCGTGCGGAAAAGGCGGGGAAAGGACAGTTTGGCCGCGGCCGCCCAGTAATCGGCGTCGTAACCATGGGCGTGCACGACATCGGCTTTGACGTCGGCGATCGTCGCGCCGAGCCGGCGCACCGCCGTGCCGAATCCGGCCCCGGTGACGCTGACCACCTCGAGGCCGAGATCGCCTGCGCGCGCGGCGAATTCTTCCGACCCGCGCTCGATCACCACTGGACGCAGCCCCGCGGCACGTTGACTGACGGCGAGGTCGAGCACATGCATATCGGCGCCGCCGAGCTCGCCCGGCGGCTCCGGGACCAGCACATGCAGGATGGTCAGACTCATCTCAATTCCTCACTTGCCCGGCGGCATACGCGTTGGTCAACCACGTCACGGCCATCGCCCAATCGGTCGTGCGAGGTTGCTCGAACGAGCGGTTGTAGGGCTGGTCGAACACCAGAACGGCGCGGTTCAGCGCACGTAGGTCTCGAATGAAATGCGGGGCGTCCTCCAGATAGACATCCGCCTCGACCGCGGTCTTGTCCGAGACGAAAACCACGTCCTCGGCCGGGATACCGTGGGTGTCCAGCCAGGCGCCCGTCGCCGCGAGGACGGACCCGACGATCTGACTGGTCCAGAGCCGTCCGGTCACCACCCGGATCCGGAATCCCGACTCGTGCAGCGTGCGCAGTCCCTCTACCGCACCCGGCAACGGCGCCATGGTGCGGTATCCGTCACCGGTGACGAAGGCGCCGTAGTGCAAACGGTCGTAGTCGTCGTGATCGCGTACGCCCCAGTCCCGAAGATCCCATCGCGTCGGGCGGTCGCTGGGGACCGGCCGCTCTTGTGCCCGCAGATCGCGCGCGATGACGCCCAACCGGTCCGCGCACACATCGTCCAGATCTACCGCGAGCACCGGCCGCGATGGCGGCGTCACGCGGCACCTCGGGCAAGCCACTCCACGGTGCTGTCGTCGAGCACCAGTCGGCTGGCGGCCAGCGAATGGTCAAGCTCGGCCATATCGCGCGGGCCGACGATCGGATAACTCCGGCCGGCCCGCAGCGACCACGCCAGCGCGACCGTCTCAGGTCGGGTGCCCAACCGCTCGGCCAGTTCCCGGCAACGCCGCCGGCGAGCGTGATTCTCCTCGGTGTCGAACGGATCCAGCCCGGAATCCGCGGTCGGCTCGACCCGGCCGGCGAAGAAACCGCGCGCCTGGGCGGCCCAGCCGAACAGGGGCAGTTCATGATCGTTGATCACCGCCAGCAGGGCGGCATCGGCATGTCGGGTACCCGGCCACAGTGGTTTGGCCGGAACGGCGAGGCTGTACTGATAACTGACCACCGGCACGACACCGTGCTCGCCGAGTTCAATGACCAATTGTGCCAACCGATCCGGCGACCAGTTCGACACGCCGACCTGGCGTGCGCGCCCGGAATGCACGAAATCGGCCAGCGTTTCGGCCAACTCGGCGACCGGACGAGCCGGATCGTCGCGATGGAGCAGCACAATGTCGAGGGTCAGCACACCCAGCCGGCGCAGCGAGTCGGTGAGTTCGGTCTCGAGTCGCGATCGGCTCAGATCGAGCCGACCGCGGTCATCCGGATGGCCGATCTTGTCCACCACCGCGAGCGTCCCGGGGTTGACTCGCAGCCAACGACCGATCACCCGCTCCGCCTCACCACCGGCGTAGGAGTGGGCGGTGTCGATGAACAGCCCACCTGCTTCGGCGAATCGGTCCAGCCGCGCCATCGAGACGCGTTCGTCCTCCTCGCCGAAGCGGCCACCGAGGACGATTCGATGAACGCTGTCTTTCCCGCTGTCCGACAAGACATTTCCTCCCCTCGAGTTCGAGTCCGCCGACATCGGAAGTCGGGGCTCGGCAAGTGCATAGGTGGCGGTGACGACCGCCGCTCGCGCGGAGGCGAGCACCTCCTGGAGGTCGGCCCTGACCTCATGGTCGGTACTGCCGCTACGCAGGTGTTCGATCGCGGTCGCCGCCGCGACCGTCGCTTCGAGCAGGCACACCACCGTCTCGTCCAGCGGATCGGAACGATCGGCGTGGGACCGCAGCAAGCCGAGCCACCGGCTCAGCGCCGTCATCCAGGCCCGATCGACAGAACTCGCAGCGCTCGGGGCAGAAGTATTCGAGTCGGATCCAGCCATCTCCATCCTCACCAGCACGTTGTTTCCCGACATCGAGCCTCACAAGCCGACCTGGAACGAATCTGGATCAGATCTCCAATGCGCTGGTCCGACCGGGTGTGCGCACCGGTTGGCGGTACGAGATCGGTTGCCGCACAGCCGTTTCGCCGAACCAGACCAACGAGTCTGCTAAGCGCCCGCTACTAGCTTGACTAGTACCGGACATCCTGTTTTACTTTCAACTGAAATTAGCGGCGACTTGGTTCACCGCGGAAAGAGTAGGGGCTGTAAAGGGGGTAGGAAAAGTTTGTGCAGGCCGACATACGGCAGACGTATAAGCCATTTTTATGAATGACATACGGCTCAGCTGGTAGCCGACACAGTAGTGGGAGTTGATTTGATTTCCGCACATTTCCTCGACGCCTCTGAACTCGAAGAAACTGAAGAGCAGGTAAAGCTACACGTCCTGGGCCCGCTACGCGCGACATATCGAGGCCAACCGTTGGACCTCGGTCCGCTCAAACAACGCCGATTACTCGTGGCCTTGATTCTGAAGGCGAACAATCCGGTTTCCAGAGAAGAAATAATCGAATCGGTGTGGCACAGGGAGACGCCGAACTCGGTGGTAAATTTGGTCTACACCTATGTTGCCCGGCTTCGCCGGATACTCGATCCGGGTCGCTCCAGCCGGAAACTCAGCGGGCTCATCGTCTCCACTCCGACCGGCTACCTATTACAGGCCGGGGCCGATCAGCTCGACCTACTGGAGTTCAACCGACTCTCGATCATCGCCAAAGAAAAACTTGCCAGAGGACATTTCGCGGAGAGCTTCGAGGTGATGCAGCGCGCCACCGAGCTCTGGTCCGGCGGAGTCGCCGAGGATGTGCCACCCGCGGCTAGCGAGCACTCTATTGCGCCAATGCTTCGACAACAGTACAACGCAATGCTCGTCGACCTGACCCACGTAGCGAGTCAGCTGGGGCGAAGCCTCGAGGTGGTGCCGGCCCTCACCAAAGCGATCCAATGCGACCCATTGCACGAGAACCTGCATTCTTGCCTCATGCTCGCCCTCGCATCCAGCGGCCAACAGGCCGCCGCCGTCCGCCTCTTCGAAGAGATACGAGACCGCCTTCGCGAAGAACTCGGATTGAGCCCCGGCCCCGATCTGCAGCGGACATTTCAACAGATACTGTTGCAAGAAGTATGAACTGAACCAAAAGGCATAATGCGGTGGAAACGCCCGAAGCTGCCGGACAGAAGCACCTCCGAGCAATGTGCTAACATGCGGTCATGCGGTACTATGTCCAGTTCAATGCTGGTCTCGGCGAACTGATTACAAGCTCACTCAGACAGGATCTGAAACGAGTCAAGATCGTGTTCCTGGACGACAGCTCCGCATTACTCGATTGCGGGTCCAGGTCCGAGGACGTAGCCGCTACCACATACCTCAAGAATGTTTTCATCGTCTTCGGCGAAGCCGATCGGTCGAACGGTCTGCCCGGAGCAATGAGTGCGCTTACCGGGCAATTGAAACGGCCCGAATTCGGCCGATTGGCGCCCAAGAAGCGACCCTTCAGAATCATGGCTTCGGTCGATGGCGAATTGGCGCCATTGCCGCGTGACGCCAAAGCGCGTCTCGAAAACTCCATCGCGACACGAACCGCAGGCCGTGTCGAGGCTCGTGGCTCGGGGGTCGAATACTGGATCATCGGACGCCGAGATCTGAACTCATTTCTGTTCACTCTCAAGATGCCCAGAAGAAAGGGCACCGGCACGCCGAAAGGCGCCCTGGGTCCCGAGTTGTCCGAGATGCTGGTACGCGCCTCCAAACCTGCCGCGAACGATGTCTTTCTCGATCCTTTCGGCGGCCGGGGGTCACTCGTGCTGGCGCGCACGAAGTATCCCGCTGGCCGAATAATCTACTCGGACACGGAATATCGAACCTTGAAGAAGGATTTCCAACCGGAGCTCGTCCGGGCCAAGCAGGTCCAGTTCACCGCCGAAGATGCACGACGACTTCCGACTGTCGCCGACAACTCGATCGATGCGATCGTCACCGATCCGCCATGGGGGGAATATGACGAAACCGACACACCCTATGACGAATTCATAGCCGACGTCGCCGAAAACTTTGCGCGCGTACTGAAACCCACAGGCCGATTCGTGGTCCTGATCAATCGACGTCAAGAGGACGTACTGGGCGAGGCACTGTCCAAGCACAACCTTGCCGTGTCGGCGACACATCGGATACTCGTGAATGGACACCCGGCCAGCGTGCTCATAGGCGACCGCCGGGAGGCCGACGTCAGTTCCGGCTGACAACTTCATCCCGCAGCGCACCCAGTCGGCGTTGATCGCCGGGCGGGGCTTTCATGCCGGTTCGACGGGGAGGTGCGACTAGTCGGTCGCCCTTCGATGCATCCAGCCGCTTCGGCGCGCCCGGCGCGGCATGCCGGTCCCACCGAGCGCCTTCCTGATTGGTTGCTGCCGACGGCATCAGTGGGATGGGCGGCGCGACTCGTGGCGGACAGCCCCGCCGGATGAGTAGTTCGTACGAGGGCGATGCGTGTCGAGTTCGCCGTCGATGATCAGCAGCGATTCGTCCCGTGGCCGACCGTACCGTTTGAACCACACGTCGTTCCTGTGGCGCTTTGATCGCTTCCGGCGCGAAAAACGCTGTCGTGCCGAGAATTAACGGGATTCCACCCGCACATCGTTTGACCAGTCGTAGCATTGGGGAGCTGCTGATCGACTCTCACACGTGATCCTCTCCCATGTGGAAGAAGGCGATATCATGCGTGCTTCCGGATTGACTTACCAGCAACGTAAGGCCGCAGCGCAATTCCGGGCGCTGGATCTCGACGGCAACGGATATCTCGAACGCGACGATTACAACGCCATGGTCGACCGCCTACTCGTCGCTTTCCGAGTCGCCGCCGACAGTCCCACCGCCATGAACCTCCGACATCAGTATCTGCGGCTGTTCGACAAGCTCGTCGAACGCATGGACACCGACGGCGACGGCCGCGTCAGCGAGGCCGAGTTCCTCGAATCCGTGGGCAGGAGCGTCGCCAAATCCCGAGGTAAGGCCATGCGCGCGGTGGCCCACGCCGTCTTCACCACGGCCGACACCGACCACGACGACCACCTCAGCGCGACGGAATTCGATGACCTCCTGCATGTCATGGGCGCACCCATGGACCGCGATGCCGTTGCGCGCGCGGTGGATTCGGACGGCCGATTGGATCGGGAATCCTGGGCAAGGATCATCGACGACTATTACGGCAGCGGCGATCCGCAAGCGCCGGGAAGCCGATTGTTCGGATCGATCGTTGCCTGAGTGGAACTCGACCTGACGGATCCCGAATTCTTTCGGGATCCGTACCCCGTCTATCGCGGTATGCGCGAACACGGGCCGTTGTTCCGCAGCGCGAACGGCCCGTGGGTTGCCATCGGATTTCGCGAAGTATCAACGCTTCTCAAAAGCGACCGAGTCTCCGCTGATTTCTCCGCCGAATCCCATTGGCAGGCCCGCCGTGGCGATGCCGGTGCACTCGGCGGCCGATGGCTTCTGTTCAACGAGGGCGATTCGCACCGGACGCTGCGGCGCATCATGTCACGCCGGTTCATGCCCGGCGCGATCGCCGAGCGGCGTGGAAAGGTGGCAAACCTGATCGACAGCACCCTGCGGTCACTGCCGTCCGACACCGTGATCGACTTCATCGGGGACGTGGCCGAACCCGTTGTCACGACGCTCGTTCGGGACACGCTCGGCCTACCTGCCGACCAGGACCACAACCTGACCCGGTGGAGCGCCGCCATCATTCGGATGAGCGACCCACTCACCTCGACCTCGGTGCGGGGCGAACTCCGCCGCGCCGTAGGAGAATTCCGCGCGTTCGTCGACGAGGCGTGGCGTGCTGGGCAGCTACATCCCGACGGTCTGGCGGCCGATCTGCTGTCCGCGGATTCCGGACTCGACCACCCTGACGGCGTCGCCAATATCGTGATGCTGCTGATGGCTGGGCTCGACACCACTGTGGGCCAACTCGGTTGTGCGCTGATGGCGTTGACCCCCCACCCCGATCAGTTCACTGTCCTGCGCGACGATCCGGACCCCGCCAAGGTCGGCGAGCTCCTCCGATACGACAGTCCCGTGCACATCGTCACCCGCCGCATCCTCACCGATATCGACTGCCCCGCAGGCACATTGCGGGCGGGTCAGAAACTCATGCTGCTGCTGGCAGCCGCCAACCGCGACCCGAATCGGTACCCCGACCCCGACCGGCTGTGGCTGAACCGGCCCGGTGTCGAGCAACTCGCGTTCGGTGCCGGTACCCACTACTGCCTCGGCTCGCACCTCGCCCGCCTCACCGTGTTCACGCTGCTCGCCCGCATGGCCCGCCGTTATACCCGGGTCCGACTCGTGGACACCGACCTGAGCTGGCGTCCCAGTGTGGTCGCCCGCCGCCTCGACCGACTTCCCGTGCGCCTGGAGACGCGATGACACCCAACGACATTCAGCTACGCAAGTACCGCAAGCGGTTCCAACTCCTCGACGTCAACGGCAACGGTGTCCTCGAGCTGAGCGACTACCAAGCCATCGCGCGACGATTCCGTCAAAATTTCGACCTCGAGCCGGGGTCCGACAATGCGAACGCCATCGACGACACCTACACCCGCCTGTTCGCCGCCATGCACCGCCACGGCGACCGCAATGGCGACGGTCACGTGGACGAGAACGAGTTCATCCAGACCAGCGCCGCAAGCCTATTGGGGCGGCCCGACGGATTCGATCGCGCGATCAAACCCGTCCTCACGGTGATCTGCCAGGTCTGTGACAAGGACGGCAACGCCCTGCTCGACCGCGACGAGTTCCGCCGATTCCTCACCGCCGAAGGCGCCCCCGACGAAGCCTGCGCCCAATCACTGGCCCACCTCTACCCCGCCAACGCCACCACCATCACCTTCGACCAGTTCACCGAGGCAACCCGCCAATTCTATTGCTCCCCAGACCCCGACGCCCCCGGAAATTGGCTCTTCGGCGACTTCTAAAATTGGCCAGCTCATACAATCCCGCCGCCATGGCCGCCTTCGCGACCATGAGGGGCCGATCGCGCGGCCGGGCGAACTGGACAGATCAATGACGACTACAAAGCTAACAACCTGCCCACGCCGCGACCAAGACGCCGTCACCGCCAAAGCGATCTGCCTGTCCTGGCCCATTTCAGGGCAGATTGGAGCTCGGAATCTCGGCAGGTCGACCCGAGTCTCGAAGCGATCTACTCCGAGCACCGCGACCAGATCGAGATCGTCAACCTCGACATCGACAGGAATCCGACGACCGCCGCCCCAAGTCGCGCACGCCGCAGCGTCGATCAGCAGCTCCGTGATCGCTACCCGGGAACCGCCTCGTCAGCACAGTCAACGGTACTTGTGTGGATGCTGTACGTGCCCCCAGTCGGACTCGAACCGACACTCGATGGATTTTAAGTCCACTGCCTCTGCCAATTGGGCTATGGGGGCGTCCGGGACAGCGTACCGAGTCGTACGGGTGTACCGGAATTCCGAGTGTTGAACCTGGGCAAAGTGTCGGGGCCATCCGGAAAAAAGTCGGGCACTTGACCAAAGAGCACCGGCCGTAGACGACGAAAAGGCCGGTATGTTATCGCCTGGGCGGCAGCGGGATTCGGCTGAGGTCGGTGGCGATGTGCAGGTCGCCGGTGAAGTATTTGCCCGCTTCGGCGAGGTGGTCGGACAGGTCGCGGTAGCGCTGGGAGAAGTGCGTGAGGACGAGGGTGCGGACGCCCGCGTCGGCGGCTACCCGCGCGGCTTGGCCCGCGGTGAGGTGGCCGTATTCCGCGGCCAAGTGCGCGTCCACGTCGAGGAAGGTGGCCTCGATGACGAGCATGTCGGTGTTCGCGGCGAGTTCGTGCACGCCGTCGCAGAGCCGGGTGTCCATCACGAAGGCGAAGCTCTGGCCCGGACGCGGTTCGCTGACCTCGTCGAGACTAACCGTGCGGCCGGATATTTCGAGGCGACCGCGCTGTTGGAGTTCGCCGATGACCGGCCCGCTCAGTCCGAAGGCACGCAGCCGGTCCGCCAGCATGCGGCGCCCGGGTGGCTCGGTCAGCCGATAACCGAAGGTGTCGACGGGGTGGGAAAGCCGAACCGCGGAAACCTCGAAAGGCACGCCGGGGAAGTCCACCGCCCCCGCTCGATCGATCGGCCTTGGCCGCAGTTCGGCCCGATGGTAGTAGGAGGTGGCGTTGACAAGCCGGTCGTAATACTCCGCGCCGGAGGCGGGAAAGCACACGTCGACCGCGTGCGGCACCTGGTCGAGATTGATCCGCTGGACCACACCGGCGAGCCCGAGGCTGTGATCCCCATGGAAATGCGTGATCGCGATCCGGGTGATGTCGGTGGCCGAGACCCCGGCGAACATCATCTGCCGCTGCGTCCCCTCCCCCGGATCGAACAGCACGCCTTCGTCATCCCATCGCAGCAGATACCCATTGTGGTTGCGCTGCCTGGTAGGCACCTGACTGGCAGTCCCGAGGACTACGAGCTCCCGCTGCGACACCACCGCCACGCTACTCGCGCACCCTGCCCGCCCGGACACACGAAATGCGCCCCTGAGGCAGAGTTGCCCCAGGAGCGCATTCAGCGAAGCGCGAGTGGCGCACCCGCGCGTTACTCCAGGGGTGTGGTGCGCAGCAGCGAGTGGCGGCGGCTGTAGGCGAAGTAGATGACGAAGCCCATGGCCATCCAGACCAGGAAGCGGAGCCAGGTCTCCACCGACAGATTCAGCATCAGCCAGAGGCAGGAGAGGACCGCGAGGATCGGGATCAGCGGAACCAGCGGGACGCGGAAGCCGCGAGGCAGGTCGGGACGGGTGCGGCGCAGGATCAGCACGCCGATCGAGACCAGCACGAACGCGAACAGCGTGCCGATGTTGACCATTTCCTCGAGCGTGCCGAAGTCGACGAAGCCGGCCAGCAGGGCGCAGACGACGCCGACGATGGCGGTGATCCGCACCGGCGTGCCGTGCTTGCCGGTGTGCGCGAGCTTGCGCGGCATCAGCCCGTCGCGCGACATCGCGAACAGCACCCGGGTCTGGCCGAGGAACATCACCATGACCACCGTGGTGAGCCCGGCGAGCGCGCCGATCGAGATGATGTTCTTCACCCAGGTGTCCCCGTGAATCGCGAAAGCCGTTGCCAGCGTGGCATTTCCACCGGAGAGGTCGGTGTAGGGCACCATGCCGGTGAGGACGAGCGACACCGCGACGTACAGGATGGTGACGATGAGCAGCGAGCCGAGGATGCCGCGCGGCACCGCCTTCTGCGGGTTCTTGGTCTCCTCGGCGGTGGTCGCGACGACGTCGAAGCCGATGAACGCGAAGAACACCAGGCTGGCCGCGGCGAGCAGGCCGTACCAGCCGAAGCTGCTGTGCCCGGCGCCGGTCAGGAAGGAGAACAGCGACTGGCGCAGCCCGTCGCCCTCCTCCCCCGGCTGCGACGGCGGAATGTAGGGCGTCAGGTTCTCCGACTTGAAGTAGGTGACACCGACGATCAGCACGAGCGCGATCACGGCCAGCTTGATGGCCACCGCCACCGCGGACACCCGCGAGGACACCTTGGTGCCGGTCGCGAGCAATACGCCCAGAACTGCGATGAGCAGCACCGCGCCCCAGTCGAAGGACAGCGAGCCGATGTGCACGACCGGCGTCGAGCCCATCACCTCACCGAGGTACTGCGACCAGCCCTTGGCCACGACCGAGGTGGCGAGCGCGAATTCCAGGATCAGGTCCCAGCCGATGATCCAGGCGACGAGTTCACCGAAGGTGGCGTAGGAGAACGTGTACGCGCTGCCCGCCACCGGGACCGTCGACGCGAACTCCGCGTAACAGAGCGCGGTCAGTCCGCAGGCGATCGCGGCGAAGACGAACGCCAGCGAGACCGACGGTCCGGCGACGTCGCCCGCGGTCCGCGCGGTGAGCGTGAAGATGCCCGCGCCGATCACCACCGCGACGCCGAAGACCGTGAGGTCCCACGCGGTCAGGTCCTTGCGGAGTTTCGAATCCGGCTCGTCGGTGTCTCGGATCGACTGTTCGACGGATTTGGTGCGGAACAATCCGCCCCATCGAGCAGCCACCTGTTCCGTCGCGTCGTCCGGCTCGCGGATCGCCACACCTTCTCCTCACCTCTGGGTCATGCTGTCGAACTGTCTATGCCCGGCAGGCAGGCTAATGTACGCCCGCCATGTGCCTGCTGATCCGCGGTGCGATGGCGGCCACGATCAGTCCGGCGCAGACCGCGACGGCGCCGGTGATACCGAAGTAGGCGATTTCGTGGTCTCGGTCATAGAACCGAGCCAAAGTACCCGACATCGACGTGCCGATGCCAACCGAGAAAAAATACAGCGCCATCATCTGTGCCCGGAAAGCTTCCGGCGCGAGTTGGGTGGTGACCGCAAGTCCGATGGGTGAGAGCAGCAGCTCCGAGACCGCGAACCCGGCCATGACGGCGACGACGAGCAGTGCGGGAACCGTCTGGCCGCTGAATGCGGACAGCGGCACGAACAGCAGGAACGCCAGGCCCATGCCGACCACACCGAGCGCGAATTTGCGCGGCGTGCTCGGCGCGCGTGAGCCGAGCTTGGTCCACATGAGGGCGAACAGCGGCGACAGCGCGATGATCCAGACCGGCTCGACCGAACCGATCCAGTTCGACGGCGCGGTCCAGCCGAAGACGCTCCAGTTCATCCGTTCGTCGGAGTAGACCGCGAGCACCGTGAAGATCTGCTGGAACAGCGACCAGAACACCGCGTTGGCGATGAACAGCGGGATGAACGCGCGCACCCGGCTGCGTTCGATCGGCAGCACCTTGGCGCTGGTGAGCATGACGACGAAGTAGATGACGGACGCGACGGCGATGACGCCGGTGGTCACCTCGGGCAGATTGTCGAGCGTCACCAGGCCGGTCACCCAGACCACCGCGACCACGACCGCGGCACCGACGAGCAGCCCGATCAGCGGACCGATCGCGCTGCGCGGCAACGGGTTCGGCACCTCACGGCCGTGGGTGCCGAGGTTGTGCCGGAAGACCACGTATTGGGCGAGGCCGAGCGCCATGCCGATCGCCGCCGCGCCGAAGCCGTAGTGGAAGCCGACGTGGTTCTGCAGCAGTCCGGTGATCAGCGGACCGCTGAACGCGCCGAGGTTGATACCGAGATAGAACAGCGTGAACCCGCCGTCGGCGCGGGCGTCACCCTTCGGATACAGCGTGCCGAGCAGCGAGGAGGCGTTGGCCTTGAGCGCGCCGCTGCCGAGTGCGACCAGCACCAGACCGACGCCGACACCGGCCAGGCCGGGCAGCACGGCGAGCGCGATGTGACCCGCCACG from Nocardia iowensis includes these protein-coding regions:
- a CDS encoding glycosyltransferase; amino-acid sequence: MTTSERLRVLYLTHHSPWPAASGGRLRDAALIPQLARHADLEVWAVSRRYEEDVAAAAAHTDIPVRVFRDESRQRAFPTRHSETVRRLLAEREAGDRPFDVVHVEGHYLTHLLPDRLAARSVLVEHNIESSLVEQKASFGGLAPENFDDFASVRTAELQAWRRVARVVTLSEEDHRRVRDRAFDVDVRVVPNGSDHTPLHTPAPRPADQVAARPRLGFLANYAYSPNQDAVDWMLDEVFERIRAELPGAQLILAGSNVDVVAQRAAAKPAVTVVGWLDRVTALWDMVDVVICPLRIGGGVKVKMIEAIRGGCLIVSTGLGLEGLPPTSRAAVLRADDADRFAAATARLCTDGELRRKQRERVATAQLLQPTWTEVARMLHRHWRDVHSMAVGEISVH
- a CDS encoding glycosyltransferase family 4 protein, with translation MSLTILHVLVPEPPGELGGADMHVLDLAVSQRAAGLRPVVIERGSEEFAARAGDLGLEVVSVTGAGFGTAVRRLGATIADVKADVVHAHGYDADYWAAAAKLSFPRLFRTRPLVFTQHGIVEDSLWHKAKTYLDVACTRLADGVVVCAEGLLPRIRRWCPNGHVAYIPNGVSAPRLMDRSAARAELAERFGVPASAVLVGYVGRLSPEKRPDRVLDLVAAARREDPRIHGILAGSGGLADSLRERAVELGIAEAVTFTGLLPDVGPVYAALDAFALLSDTETTSRVVIEAMTSGVPVLASAVGGLPDLLDAGRVGELVPVGDGPAAVRALRAVLADPERYRASAKARAAQLFHTDAMRAEVGRFYDRLLQDRSRSRAIVSSAEDR
- a CDS encoding 5' nucleotidase, NT5C type gives rise to the protein MTPPSRPVLAVDLDDVCADRLGVIARDLRAQERPVPSDRPTRWDLRDWGVRDHDDYDRLHYGAFVTGDGYRTMAPLPGAVEGLRTLHESGFRIRVVTGRLWTSQIVGSVLAATGAWLDTHGIPAEDVVFVSDKTAVEADVYLEDAPHFIRDLRALNRAVLVFDQPYNRSFEQPRTTDWAMAVTWLTNAYAAGQVRN
- a CDS encoding aldo/keto reductase — protein: MTALSRWLGLLRSHADRSDPLDETVVCLLEATVAAATAIEHLRSGSTDHEVRADLQEVLASARAAVVTATYALAEPRLPMSADSNSRGGNVLSDSGKDSVHRIVLGGRFGEEDERVSMARLDRFAEAGGLFIDTAHSYAGGEAERVIGRWLRVNPGTLAVVDKIGHPDDRGRLDLSRSRLETELTDSLRRLGVLTLDIVLLHRDDPARPVAELAETLADFVHSGRARQVGVSNWSPDRLAQLVIELGEHGVVPVVSYQYSLAVPAKPLWPGTRHADAALLAVINDHELPLFGWAAQARGFFAGRVEPTADSGLDPFDTEENHARRRRCRELAERLGTRPETVALAWSLRAGRSYPIVGPRDMAELDHSLAASRLVLDDSTVEWLARGAA
- a CDS encoding AfsR/SARP family transcriptional regulator, yielding MISAHFLDASELEETEEQVKLHVLGPLRATYRGQPLDLGPLKQRRLLVALILKANNPVSREEIIESVWHRETPNSVVNLVYTYVARLRRILDPGRSSRKLSGLIVSTPTGYLLQAGADQLDLLEFNRLSIIAKEKLARGHFAESFEVMQRATELWSGGVAEDVPPAASEHSIAPMLRQQYNAMLVDLTHVASQLGRSLEVVPALTKAIQCDPLHENLHSCLMLALASSGQQAAAVRLFEEIRDRLREELGLSPGPDLQRTFQQILLQEV
- a CDS encoding TRM11 family SAM-dependent methyltransferase: MRYYVQFNAGLGELITSSLRQDLKRVKIVFLDDSSALLDCGSRSEDVAATTYLKNVFIVFGEADRSNGLPGAMSALTGQLKRPEFGRLAPKKRPFRIMASVDGELAPLPRDAKARLENSIATRTAGRVEARGSGVEYWIIGRRDLNSFLFTLKMPRRKGTGTPKGALGPELSEMLVRASKPAANDVFLDPFGGRGSLVLARTKYPAGRIIYSDTEYRTLKKDFQPELVRAKQVQFTAEDARRLPTVADNSIDAIVTDPPWGEYDETDTPYDEFIADVAENFARVLKPTGRFVVLINRRQEDVLGEALSKHNLAVSATHRILVNGHPASVLIGDRREADVSSG
- a CDS encoding EF-hand domain-containing protein, which gives rise to MRASGLTYQQRKAAAQFRALDLDGNGYLERDDYNAMVDRLLVAFRVAADSPTAMNLRHQYLRLFDKLVERMDTDGDGRVSEAEFLESVGRSVAKSRGKAMRAVAHAVFTTADTDHDDHLSATEFDDLLHVMGAPMDRDAVARAVDSDGRLDRESWARIIDDYYGSGDPQAPGSRLFGSIVA